In the genome of Deltaproteobacteria bacterium, the window CACTTAAAAGACAATGCATGGCAAAACGCACAGGCATTATATAAGAGTAACAGGTTTACAGATGCATATAATGCACTCGTACGATTTACGACAGACAACTTTTATCATGATAGGGCAGAAGAGCTTGTAAATTCAATAAAACAACACCTGCTAAACGGTATCATACAAACAGCAACATCACTTTATATACAGGGAAACACCGGGGAAGCAAAAGCGCTTGTTAATACCGTACTCGCAGAAGACCCATCCAGCCGGACGGCAAATGAACTTTTAACCTTGATGTACACGCACCAAAATAACAATCATAAGGTGCATACGCCAAAGCTCAACCTTGTCTATACGGATTCAGGTGAACAGGCATACAAACAGGGGGATATAGATAAGGCAATAATGATATGGTCTGGGGGTGGATCTAAGGAACACCCTTCAAATGTGAAAAGGGCTGTTATCGCAAGCAGTATAAAAAAATATCTGAATCTCGGAGAAACAGCTTATGGAAAACTTACTTATGATGCTGCTATTGTATATCTTAAGAAGGCAGACACATTCTCTGAAATGATCAATATCAAGTCCTCAAGCGTAGAAAAAAGGCTCCATAAATATCTTACTGCAGCATACATAGAACTCGGCAAAAATGCACTAATTACACACGCATACAAAAAAGCCGGGGATTTCTTTTCAAAGGCATTGGTATTCGATCCAGATAATGAGAACGCATTATCCGGCTTAATTACAATAAATGATGAGGCAAATAAACTCTACAAAAAAGCTTATGTATTATCAAATGCAAATAAAAAGGAGGCTTGCAGGCTGTACATGCAGGCTATGGATACGGCACAAAAAGGCACCGATGTTTATAAAAAGATTAAAGAACACATTCGTATCTGCGAATAACCCGGTTTGGTTTTATCTGATTGAGGCGGATTCTATGCTAAGCAGACTAAAGGGCCTCATGTTTAATACCACATTACCCATCACACACGCATTATTACTAAAACGGTGCAATTGGATTCACAGTTTTTTTATGTTGTTTCCCATTGATGTAATATATTTTGACAGGTCTATGACCATTATTGACATAAAACATCTCAAGCCTTTCAGCTTTTCCTTTCCGGTGTTTGAAGCGGATTGTGTACTGGAAATAGGATACGGACTTGCAAACAAATATAACATCACTAAAGGCGATAGATTTGAAATTTATGAATAATGCTAACTTCGGTAGATATATGATTATACGACTTATAGAAAGCGGCGGAATGGCAGATGTTTACAAAGCCATAATGACCGGTCCCCACAATTTTGAAAAACCTGTTGCATTAAAAATGATGCATAAGCATTTAGTACATGATGATGCTTTTGTAAAAATGTTTATAGATGAGGCAAGATTATGCGCAAGACTTAATAATCCGAATATCGTTCAGGTCATAGACTTTGGTGAAAACGAAAAGAGGTTGTATCTTGTGATGGAATATATCAGCGGCGTTAATCTATCTACTTTCATAAAGACTTTGCTAAAGCATAATTATAAACCTGATGTAGTGCTCTCTTCTTATATAACAGCAGAAATCCTGAAAGCGTTAAGCTATGCACATACGCTATACGATCCCTGTGGAAAATCACTCGGCATTGTTCATAGAGATATAACACCGCAAAATATACTCTTGTCTTATGATGGTGACGTAAAACTCACGGACTTTGGAATAGCAAAGACAAGATGCTCAATGACAACAACTGTCGGAACTCTAAAGGGTAAGATACGGTATATGTCACCCGAACAGGCAAGCGGACAGGCCATTGATAATAGAAGCGATATTTACTCTGTCGGGCTTGTATTGTATGAGCTGCTTACGTTTGAGCATGCATTTTCCGGGGACACCGATATGTCGCTTTTAAAAAATGTTCGGGAGTCAAAGATCGTCAACCGTCCTACAGAGCTAAACCCTGCTATTCCAGTGGAACTTGAGGCAAGTATATTAAATGCCCTGTCCTTGAATCCGTCTGATAGATTCAACAATGCTGATCTTTTCAAACAAAAATTAGAACCTTATGTAAATAATCCTTCTTTAACTAAGATAGCTCTATCGGATATATTAAAATTTTTATTTTATGATACGATAAGAGATGAATTACATGAGGGAAAAGTCCTTGCTGCAAAAAATCCACATAAAGGAAAGTTGCAAAAAAAACGAATTATAATGTCAATTGGCATAGGAATCATGGGTCTGTGTTTGGCTATTTTTGTTACACTTATGTCTCTAACTGCAAAACGGCCCTCTGGAACACAAGCCCTTAAGCCGGCTTATGCGAAGCCGGTACATTCTTCTTTAAAAATTATCCCTCTACCCGCACACCAAATATCCTCCGGGAATAAACGGGTGCCCGTACATGACACACCTGCCATAATGGAAAAAGCTTTGATCGTTATAAATGCAAGCCCATGGGCAGATATCTATATATCAGATAAAAATACGAGAAAGTTTATCGGTACTACACCTATAAAGCATCTTAGGTTAGAACCCGGCAATTATACAATATTTTTTAAAAACAAATTATATGATTCAAAAACCATCAATGTTAAACTATCCCCTGGAGAGAAAAGAACAGTCGTTCTCAGATACGATCGTGGAAATAAAAAATTTTTTAAATTCATTAACTCCAAAAATACCGAGATGTAGGGCAGCATAGTGTTTTCCTTCACGATTACGCAGGTTGTGGCCCTCATCGATAAGTACCAAACGGTTTATAACCATTTTTATCAATATTTAATGATGATTTGCATATTGCATGGTTTAGGGAAAAATTCAATAGGTTTACGGGGATATTATTGGGATAGATTTCAACGCCCGTATCAAATCACGGCAAGGCTTACCCTCACCTAACCTCGCAAACCAACCTTAAAAACCCTTAAAAATAAAAAGCCCCGCCAACCATATTATTGGGACGGGGCATAACCCCTGGCAGCTACCTACTCTCCCACACAGTTGCCCATGCAGTACCATCAGCCTTGGAGGGCTTAACTTCCGTGTTCGGAATGGGAACGGGTGTTTCCCCTCCAGCATTGCCACCAGAGAAAATAATGCTAAAATTGAATATATAAAAAATCTAGTCAAGTCTTTCGACCTATTAGTATCGGTTAGCTAAATACTTTACAGCACTTACACACCCGACCTATCAACCTTGTAATCTCCAAGGGGTCTTATTCCCTGTCTTACGACAGAGAGGGATACCTTATCTTGAGGTGGGTTTCTCGCTTAGATGCTTTCAGCGATTATCCCTTCCGAACTTAGCTAACCAGCTATGCCACTGGCGTGACAACTGGATCACCAGAGGTTCGTCCATCCCGGTCCTCTCGTACTAGGGACAGATCCTCTCAAGTATCCTTCGCCTACGACAGATAAGGACCGAACTGTCTCACGACGTTCTGAACCCAGCTCACGTACCGCTTTAATTGGCGAACAGCCAAACCCTTGGGACCTGCTTCAGCCCCAGGATGCGATGAGCCGACATCGAG includes:
- a CDS encoding serine/threonine protein kinase; the protein is MIIRLIESGGMADVYKAIMTGPHNFEKPVALKMMHKHLVHDDAFVKMFIDEARLCARLNNPNIVQVIDFGENEKRLYLVMEYISGVNLSTFIKTLLKHNYKPDVVLSSYITAEILKALSYAHTLYDPCGKSLGIVHRDITPQNILLSYDGDVKLTDFGIAKTRCSMTTTVGTLKGKIRYMSPEQASGQAIDNRSDIYSVGLVLYELLTFEHAFSGDTDMSLLKNVRESKIVNRPTELNPAIPVELEASILNALSLNPSDRFNNADLFKQKLEPYVNNPSLTKIALSDILKFLFYDTIRDELHEGKVLAAKNPHKGKLQKKRIIMSIGIGIMGLCLAIFVTLMSLTAKRPSGTQALKPAYAKPVHSSLKIIPLPAHQISSGNKRVPVHDTPAIMEKALIVINASPWADIYISDKNTRKFIGTTPIKHLRLEPGNYTIFFKNKLYDSKTINVKLSPGEKRTVVLRYDRGNKKFFKFINSKNTEM
- a CDS encoding DUF192 domain-containing protein gives rise to the protein MLSRLKGLMFNTTLPITHALLLKRCNWIHSFFMLFPIDVIYFDRSMTIIDIKHLKPFSFSFPVFEADCVLEIGYGLANKYNITKGDRFEIYE